The Streptococcus respiraculi sequence CCTAGGTTGATGATTTCAAGCGGAGAGCGGTGGTCGCGGCCACGTAGCGGATCTTGATTTTTGAGGTCAACCAATTCGCGAATCGTATGAATTCCATCCCCAACGACATTTGCAGCGACGCGTAGCAGTACAGCTTCGCATTTTCCGTCAAGGACAAAAAAGCGGTATTCGGTTCCTGCGATAAATTCTTCGACCAAGACCTGCTTATCCTCGGAAAAGGCGATGTCAAGGGCTTTTTCATAGTCTTCTAGGCTGGCTCCGTCTTGGAAAATGGAGATACCAAGACCAAAGTTGGTTGATTTTGGCTTGACAACAATGGCCCGCTTTTCAATCTGTCCGTAGTAGCGTAAGGCATCTGCCTTGTTTGGAAATTCTGCCCCTGCTGGAACAGGAAATCCAGCGGCTGCGAGGATTTTCTTGGTGACCGTTTTATTGGCCATGGCAAGAGGGACAACATAGTTGTCTTTTGAGGTCATATTGCCATTTTTGACATACTCGACATGATCCTTGTGCCAGAGTTTGAGAAATTGATCTTCTTCATCAAGAATCTCAAGATTGACCCCCTTTTGAAGGGCATCAAACATGAGCATCTGGGTAGAAAGTTCCATGTGTTCGTACCCTTTGAGGGCGTACGGCGCAGTCCAAGCATACTCATGGAAGGTTTGCCCCTGCTTGCGACCAAAATCTTCTAGGGAGTGCTGTGCGATATGTGTTAGTAGTTGTCCTGATACTGTTAATTCGGGTTGGACAAGTTGTTGTTTGACCTTGTCTACTAGTCCTTGGTATTTTTCACCTAAGTGAAAATGAGAGACAACAGCCGCCATGGCATCCAGAATCATTTGGACATCTGCTTCTGTTGGTAGAGGAGTGAGAGGATGAGCAAGGGCAATCTGATTGTTCAGCTCGGCTGCTTTTTTTAAGGTTTCATCGACATGTTCAGGGCTATCAATCCAAAGTAGAGCAAGTGTAAAGAGATGAACGGTGTCCAAGGTCTCCTCGCTAATCGCTAGAAAATCAAAGGGATTGAGGTCAAAGGAGCGAAATTCGAGATAGCGAATGCCTTGCGTTAGGTAATCCCTGCTGTGTTTGTGACCCCGCAGGCGGACAGCTGAATAGAACTCTTTTTCGGCAGAAAGCTGACCGGTTTCGACATAGTGCTCAATATCGCGAACATAGCTTTCTAAATCAGCAAAGGAAACATGGACGTCATTGGTATTGACATAGCCGTAGGAACTGTTGCGCAGGGAGCGGACAGGGTGTCCCAATTCTTCCTTTAAAAAGCCTTTTTCAGCAATGGGACTGGCACCGTATAAGTAGGTCAATAACCAGCGGTAGCGCAGGAATTGCTGGGCTAGTTTGAGATAGAGGTCGTTTTTAAATGACAGTAATGAACTGTAGTTGCTTTGCTCAAATAATTGCTGAATCAAATCTGTGCCTAGTTCTATATTATAATGAATCCCAGACATGGACTGGAGCAGTTTTCCATAGCGTTTTCCTAGCCCTTCTCGGTAGCGATATTCGTAGGCATCATCAAGCTGAGCGATACGGATATCGTCTTCGCTTGCCTGAGGTGGCATAGACAGTGGCCAAAGGTATTCATCCGACTTCATTGACCGATAGGCAACCTCGGTGATTGCTCCTAATACTCGTCTGGCTTCACTGGTTGACGGGCTGACAGGCGTAATCAATTCAAGTTGGGATTCGCTGTAATCCGTCTGGATATAGGGGTGAAAATTGCGAGAGCCAAGCTTTTCTGGGTGGGGAGTTTGTGCAATACGATGTTTAGTATTCATGCGTAAGGACTCGCGTTCTAAGCCAAAAGTGGCTTGGAGAATGGGAAGGTTTTTTGGAGCTTCTTGCAATATGTGATTGATTATCATAAGTCTATTCCTCGTCGTATCTAGGAACCTGTATTTATAAGCTCTCGCTTAGAATTACTTCGCTTATGAATACAGGTTCTAATACTAATATTGTAGCGATTTTAGAATTGAAAAACAAATTTTCGCTACGTTCTACGTGCTTTCTTTGGTCTGAGATAGAAGAAAGTAGAAACTTTTTCTTGAAACATGGTATAATATAACATGCATAAGGAGACATCATGGTTGCAATAGGAAGATCAACAGGAAAGATTATTTTGATAGGAGAGCATGCAGTGGTTTACGGTCAGCCAGCCATTGCCATGCCTTTTTCTGCTGTCCAAATTACAGCAGAGGTTCGTAAAGAAGGCCAAGCTCTTTCTGTTAGTTGTGATTTTTACCAAGGCTTGGTTCATGAAATGCCTAAAATCTGGGAAAGTTTGAAACACGCTATTCGCTTTTCCCTCTATCGGATTGGCGCACCGACAGACCCAGCCATTCATATTGAGATTAGCTCCACGATTCCAGCAGAGCGGGGAATGGGCTCGAGCGCTGCGGTAGCTGCAGCAGTAGCGCGAGCGCTATTTTCCTTTTATGAAAAAAACTTATCAGATGAAGAGTTATGGGAAATTGTCCAATCGTCTGAAAAGATTGCCCACGGAAATCCGTCTGGCATTGATGCAACAACTGTAACAGGCACTACACCAATCTTTTTCATTAAGAATCAGTCGATTGAGCCTGTAGCCCTTTCCTTAGATGCCTATCTGGTTGTCGCAGACACGGGAAAGACAGGAAACACACTCGAAGCAATCACCGATGTGGCGTTGCTTTATAAGCGCCGTAGCGAGGTGGAAAGTTGGATTGAGGCTCTGGGGGAGCTGGCCTATCAGGCACGAGACTATCTGGCGCATAATCAGGCGGAATTGTTGGGACGGGTGATGAACCAAGCTCATGCCTATCTGACGGATTTGAGTGTGTCAGACGAGAGTTTGGATAGACTGGTGACCATTGCCTGTGAAACGGGCGCCTTGGGGGCCAAACTAACCGGAGGTGGCAGGGGTGGCTGCATGATTGCCCTAGCAAGAACTGAGGAAGAAGCAAAGACAATCGCTCAGGCCCTAGCAGGAGCAGGTGCCAGCCAAACATGGATACAGTACTTAGGAGAAGGACATGACTAAGAAAGTAGGAATCGCGCGTGCCCATACCAATATTGCCTTGATTAAATATTGGGGAAAGCGGGATAAGGACCTGTTTTTGCCGATGAATTCGAGTTTATCGCTGACACTGGACGCTTTTTATACAGATACCAAGGTCATCTTTGACGATTCCTTGCCAGCTGATGTCTTTTACTTGAACAAGAAAAAACAATCCGAAAAAGAACATCAAAAAATTTCGCAATTTTTGAATTTATTTCGCGACTATACAGGTGAGCGGAGATTTGCCCGTGTAGAGAGTTTGAATTTTGTGCCGACAGCGGCAGGTCTTGCTAGTTCGGCTTCAGCCTTTGCTGCCCTATCACTTGCAACTTCAACGGCCTTAGGCTTAGAGCTGTCTCGTGAGGAATTATCGACCTTTGCCAGACGTGGTTCAGGCTCTAGTACCCGCAGTTTATTTGGCGGCTTTGTCGAATGGGACATGGGGACGAGTGCAGCAGATTCTATGGCGCATCCGATTGACGATGCGACTTGGGATATTGGGATGATTATTTTGGCGGTAGATACAGGTAAGAAAAAGATTGCTAGTCGTGTAGGAATGGATCATACTGTTCAGACCTCTCCTTTTTATTCTATGTGGGTTGAAACAGCAGCGCAGGACTTACAAGATATCAAAGCTGCGATTGCCCGACGGGATTTTGAAAGACTTGGGCAAATCACAGAGCATAATGGCATGAAAATGCATGCGACAACCTTGTCGGCTAATCCCCCGTTTACTTACTGGACAGCAGATACGATGAAAGCGCAGGAAGCAGTTCGTCAGGTGAGAGAAGACTTGGGTGTGCCTGCTTATATGACCATGGATGCAGGACCCAATGTCAAGGTGCTTTGCCGAGCGAGCGATATGGAGCGCCTAGTTACAGCCTTGACAGACCATCTGCCAACAGAGCAAGTCTTGACCAGTCTTCCGGGAGCGGGTGCCTATGCCTTATCAGAAGCAGATTGGCAGGAATCGCAGGCTGTTTTTTTAAGAAAGGAACATCATGATTGAGGCGAGCGCACCAGGGAAATTATACTTGGCAGGGGAATACGCGGTCGTTGAAGCAGGGTATCCAGCAGTGATTGTAGCAGTCAACCAGCGCCTGTTTGCCAAACTGCAACAGGCAGAAGTCGGAAGTATCTACTCTACGCAGCAGCCTGATCTTGAGGTGGTATGGTCGCGCCAAGGCGAGTTGATTTGTACAAGGTCAAGTAATCCCTACCAGTTGATTACGAGCAGTATGCAGGTGGTTGAGGACTATGTTCGTGCGCTTGGAGTAGACATAGACAAGGTTTATCGTCTTGAAATTCTCTCAGACTTAGATGATGAAGCGTCTGGCACCAAGTATGGGCTTGGCTCTTCAGGAGCTGTGACGGTTGCAGTCGTTAAGGTCCTGCTTTCCTACTATCAAGAGGAATTAACACCGACCTTGATCTACAAGTTGTCGGCACTTGCCCAGTTGCGAATCGGGATGACAGGCTCTTTTGGCGACCTTGCTACCTCTAGCTTTGAAGGCGTTGTTGCCTATCGCTCGGTAGATAGAAAGTGGCTCAAAGAGGCCATGAATCGCTTGTCTATTTTGGAATTGGTGGCACAGGACTGGAAAGAATTATCCATTCAAGAGCTTGAACTACCAGATGGGTTAGATTTACTGGTCGGCTGGACAGGCTCTGCTGCTTCAACGGATCGATTAGTAGCAAGTATGCAAGGGCAGCTCAATCAGGAAGAAAAAGAAGCAGTTCATCGTCACTTTTTGGCAACCAATCGGACTTGTGTCGAAGCACTGATTCGCGCCTGTCACGAAAATGATAGGGTGGCAGTCAGAGAAGCCATAGTGACCAATCGCAAGCAACTACAGGACTTTTCAGCTGGTATGGGTATTCTCATCGAGACTCCTCAGCTGTCCCGCTTGTGTCAATTGGCGATGGAGCAAGGTGCTGTTGCCAAGTCCTCAGGTGCAGGTGGCGGTGATTGCGGGATTTGTCTAGTAGACTCCCTCGTACAAAAGGAAGGGATTGTAAAGGCCTGGGAAGAAGCGGGAATTGTTCCCTTAACTCTTTCAATTGGGTATAGAAAATAGGAGAAATCATGTTGGGAAATGAAGCTGTTGGTCTAAATCGTAAAGATGAGCATGTGGCCTTGGCGAACCAGCAATTTACACTGGCATCAGCAAGCGACTTTGAAGAGACCCGCTTTGTTCATCATTCTCTCCCAGAGATGAAGGTGGCAGATGTCAGCTTGAAAACATCAATAGCTGGTTTGGAACTAGAAATGCCCTTTTTTGTCAATGCTATGACAGGCGGGAGCAAAAAGACTGGGGAAATCAACCAATTATTAGGGATTTTAGGACGGGAAACCAAGATTCCGATAGCAACTGGTTCTGTCAGTGCGGCGTTGAAAGATCCGAGTGTGGCCCACACCTTTTCGATTGTGCGCAAGGAAAATCCCAATGGACTTATCTTTGCTAATCTAGGGGCTCATCATGATGTAGAAAATGCCAAAAGAGCGGTGGATATCCTTGAAGCAGATGCCTTACAAATCCACTTGAATGCGCCTCAGGAAATGGTCATGCCAGAGGGTGACCGTGATTTTTCCATGTGGATGAATAATATTGAAACTCTTGTCCGTGAACTTGAGGTGCCAGTCATTGTTAAAGAAGTTGGTTTTGGAATGAGTCGTGAAACGGTGGGGCAATTGACCTCTATTGGTGTAAAGACAGTGGATATTTCTGGAGTTGGTGGGACAGATTTTGTAAGAATTGAAGATGCCCGTAGGACACGAAACACTTACGATTACCTCCATGGTTGGGGGCAATCGACCATTATTTCCATGATAGAGGCCATGGGTTTGTCTGCAACTAGTCGTCCGCAACTCATTGCTTCAGGCGGAGTTAAAACTCCTTTAGACATCGTTAAATTGCTAGCGTTAGGGGCAGAAGCAGTCGGTCTATCCAACCGCTTTTTGCAGTTGGTCAAGGATAGACGGTCTGTGGAGCAGGCAATTGAGGAAGTCCAAGTATTTTGTGAGAGTATCACAGCGATTATGACCTTGCTCGGTGCGCGTGATGTGGCAACCTTGCGCCAGACCGACCTAGTTTTAGCACCAGCTGTTCAACATTGGTGTACAGCTCGAGGGATTGATTGGACATATTATGCCAATCGTTCGTCCAACCGCAGCGAGTAATGCATTTTTGAAAAAATATTGAAAATTTCAAGTAAAGAGCTTGATTTTTTCTTTTGTTTCGCCTATAATTGATTTGTCAATAGTTGATAAATCAATTATGAAACCTTTTTCGTTTTATAGTCATTTCGTTTTGAGTTCGTACTAGTCAAGGAGTTGCAGGCGTAGTCAGCATTAGGCAAGCTGCCTTCACCATACAGCACACAATAGATGAAAACAAAACGATGCTACTAGAAACGGTGAGGAAACGACATATCCAGAAACATGGAAAGATTAAGAACCTGTATTCACAGCTAGCGCAGCAACTCTATTCAGGGCTTATTTTACGCTACTCATCGTTGCTTTTTTTCGAAATACAGTCAGTATTCCTTCAAAAAAAGCGCCTTAATGATCGTAAAATAAGCTTCCGATTAGAATGACTTCGCTTATGAATACAGTTTCTAAAAGGAACTGTCATGACCGCAATTAATCACCTACTTTACCAGCTTCATGTTACCGATCAGACCCTGACCCAATTGTTTGAAAAGCGTTTGGGGATTAGCTTGACACGGTATGAGATATTGCAGTTCTTGCTTGCCTTTGCGCCCTGTAATCAGATTCGGGTGCAGGAGGTCTTGCAAATTGACCAAGCCGCTCTGACCCGCCATTTTAAGATTTTAGAAGAAAAGGGTTATGTGACTCGAGTCCGTAATCCACAAAATCAGCGGGAGGTTGTGGTGGATTTGACCGACTTTGCAAAAGACCAGCTCGTCACCTCCCCTCCGCCTCATCATGCGGATGTGAAAGCGCAAATGGAAAACATTTTATCAAGTGAAGAACGTGAAACCTTAGAAGCTTTGCTTGATAAGTTGGTAGATGGGTTAGAAACGATTGCCATTGACGAGAATTAGAAC is a genomic window containing:
- the gshAB gene encoding bifunctional glutamate--cysteine ligase GshA/glutathione synthetase GshB, with the translated sequence MIINHILQEAPKNLPILQATFGLERESLRMNTKHRIAQTPHPEKLGSRNFHPYIQTDYSESQLELITPVSPSTSEARRVLGAITEVAYRSMKSDEYLWPLSMPPQASEDDIRIAQLDDAYEYRYREGLGKRYGKLLQSMSGIHYNIELGTDLIQQLFEQSNYSSLLSFKNDLYLKLAQQFLRYRWLLTYLYGASPIAEKGFLKEELGHPVRSLRNSSYGYVNTNDVHVSFADLESYVRDIEHYVETGQLSAEKEFYSAVRLRGHKHSRDYLTQGIRYLEFRSFDLNPFDFLAISEETLDTVHLFTLALLWIDSPEHVDETLKKAAELNNQIALAHPLTPLPTEADVQMILDAMAAVVSHFHLGEKYQGLVDKVKQQLVQPELTVSGQLLTHIAQHSLEDFGRKQGQTFHEYAWTAPYALKGYEHMELSTQMLMFDALQKGVNLEILDEEDQFLKLWHKDHVEYVKNGNMTSKDNYVVPLAMANKTVTKKILAAAGFPVPAGAEFPNKADALRYYGQIEKRAIVVKPKSTNFGLGISIFQDGASLEDYEKALDIAFSEDKQVLVEEFIAGTEYRFFVLDGKCEAVLLRVAANVVGDGIHTIRELVDLKNQDPLRGRDHRSPLEIINLGDIELLMLDQQGYSPETILEAGQKAELRGNSNISTGGDSIDVTVQMDDSYKRLAADMATAIGAWVCGVDLIIPDPALISTKEHPNCTCIELNFNPSMYMHTYCYDGPGQALTPKIIGKLFPEIIPAQA
- the mvk gene encoding mevalonate kinase gives rise to the protein MVAIGRSTGKIILIGEHAVVYGQPAIAMPFSAVQITAEVRKEGQALSVSCDFYQGLVHEMPKIWESLKHAIRFSLYRIGAPTDPAIHIEISSTIPAERGMGSSAAVAAAVARALFSFYEKNLSDEELWEIVQSSEKIAHGNPSGIDATTVTGTTPIFFIKNQSIEPVALSLDAYLVVADTGKTGNTLEAITDVALLYKRRSEVESWIEALGELAYQARDYLAHNQAELLGRVMNQAHAYLTDLSVSDESLDRLVTIACETGALGAKLTGGGRGGCMIALARTEEEAKTIAQALAGAGASQTWIQYLGEGHD
- the mvaD gene encoding diphosphomevalonate decarboxylase; this encodes MTKKVGIARAHTNIALIKYWGKRDKDLFLPMNSSLSLTLDAFYTDTKVIFDDSLPADVFYLNKKKQSEKEHQKISQFLNLFRDYTGERRFARVESLNFVPTAAGLASSASAFAALSLATSTALGLELSREELSTFARRGSGSSTRSLFGGFVEWDMGTSAADSMAHPIDDATWDIGMIILAVDTGKKKIASRVGMDHTVQTSPFYSMWVETAAQDLQDIKAAIARRDFERLGQITEHNGMKMHATTLSANPPFTYWTADTMKAQEAVRQVREDLGVPAYMTMDAGPNVKVLCRASDMERLVTALTDHLPTEQVLTSLPGAGAYALSEADWQESQAVFLRKEHHD
- a CDS encoding phosphomevalonate kinase, giving the protein MIEASAPGKLYLAGEYAVVEAGYPAVIVAVNQRLFAKLQQAEVGSIYSTQQPDLEVVWSRQGELICTRSSNPYQLITSSMQVVEDYVRALGVDIDKVYRLEILSDLDDEASGTKYGLGSSGAVTVAVVKVLLSYYQEELTPTLIYKLSALAQLRIGMTGSFGDLATSSFEGVVAYRSVDRKWLKEAMNRLSILELVAQDWKELSIQELELPDGLDLLVGWTGSAASTDRLVASMQGQLNQEEKEAVHRHFLATNRTCVEALIRACHENDRVAVREAIVTNRKQLQDFSAGMGILIETPQLSRLCQLAMEQGAVAKSSGAGGGDCGICLVDSLVQKEGIVKAWEEAGIVPLTLSIGYRK
- the fni gene encoding type 2 isopentenyl-diphosphate Delta-isomerase gives rise to the protein MLGNEAVGLNRKDEHVALANQQFTLASASDFEETRFVHHSLPEMKVADVSLKTSIAGLELEMPFFVNAMTGGSKKTGEINQLLGILGRETKIPIATGSVSAALKDPSVAHTFSIVRKENPNGLIFANLGAHHDVENAKRAVDILEADALQIHLNAPQEMVMPEGDRDFSMWMNNIETLVRELEVPVIVKEVGFGMSRETVGQLTSIGVKTVDISGVGGTDFVRIEDARRTRNTYDYLHGWGQSTIISMIEAMGLSATSRPQLIASGGVKTPLDIVKLLALGAEAVGLSNRFLQLVKDRRSVEQAIEEVQVFCESITAIMTLLGARDVATLRQTDLVLAPAVQHWCTARGIDWTYYANRSSNRSE
- a CDS encoding MarR family winged helix-turn-helix transcriptional regulator gives rise to the protein MTAINHLLYQLHVTDQTLTQLFEKRLGISLTRYEILQFLLAFAPCNQIRVQEVLQIDQAALTRHFKILEEKGYVTRVRNPQNQREVVVDLTDFAKDQLVTSPPPHHADVKAQMENILSSEERETLEALLDKLVDGLETIAIDEN